A single window of Treponema denticola ATCC 35405 DNA harbors:
- a CDS encoding glycoside hydrolase family 2 protein, with translation MRKNKPIKPLLTPWGENLNRDCPLNDYPRPQLVRENWQCLNGRWDYAITETEEVPETWDGTIIVPFSPESLLSGVGKQLLPGKRLWYRREFAFEKCKDGERLLLHFGAVDQHCSVYINGKKAGSHSGGYWPFYFDISGFLKDCENEIVVSVTDNTDTGDEAYGKQTLNRGEIWYTGQSGIWQTVWAEKVPETYIQSVKITPHFKEAEVELELCMSGADLSPITANASVKIFDGEKAVAEGNFQNNRALVKMPDDFKSWSPESPFLYDLEIKLGKDSIRSYFGMREFGILKGKAGPVLSLNGRPIFHHGLLDQGYWSDGMYTPPSDEAMIWEIKTIKSMGFNMLRKHIKIEPLRWYYHCDKIGMLVWQDFVSGGGPYKDFVVKYAPWLGFNFKDGKSRYALHGRKSETCRKNFMRDAERTIDLLYNISSLAVWVPFNEGWGQFDAASAAALVRKKDAARLIDHASGYFDQEAGDFHSYHIYYKAFRPKKDKRGRVLALTEFGGFSLPAQEHMSSDILFGYKMFGTKEELNDAVWKLYTKDVFPAIEKGLSASIYTQVSDVEDEINGIFTYDRKEIKFDEALGLKITKTLNEIFKEKFNGNL, from the coding sequence ATGAGAAAAAATAAACCTATAAAACCGCTTTTAACGCCGTGGGGCGAAAACCTAAATCGGGACTGTCCCTTAAACGATTATCCTAGGCCTCAACTTGTAAGAGAAAACTGGCAGTGTTTAAACGGACGGTGGGACTATGCAATAACGGAGACAGAAGAGGTTCCCGAAACATGGGACGGAACTATCATAGTTCCTTTTTCGCCCGAGAGTCTTTTGTCGGGCGTCGGAAAACAGCTTCTTCCCGGAAAAAGATTATGGTACCGCAGAGAATTTGCCTTTGAAAAGTGTAAGGATGGGGAAAGGCTTTTATTGCATTTCGGGGCGGTTGATCAGCATTGTTCGGTCTATATAAACGGAAAAAAGGCCGGCTCCCATTCCGGGGGCTATTGGCCCTTTTATTTCGATATAAGCGGTTTTTTAAAGGACTGCGAAAACGAAATTGTAGTCTCCGTTACGGATAATACGGATACGGGCGATGAAGCTTACGGAAAGCAGACCCTCAACCGCGGAGAGATTTGGTACACTGGACAAAGCGGTATTTGGCAAACTGTATGGGCTGAAAAAGTTCCCGAAACCTATATTCAGAGTGTAAAAATAACCCCTCACTTTAAAGAAGCTGAGGTTGAGCTTGAGCTTTGTATGAGCGGAGCCGATTTGTCTCCTATTACAGCCAATGCTTCGGTTAAAATCTTTGACGGGGAAAAAGCGGTTGCAGAAGGAAACTTTCAAAACAACCGCGCCCTTGTAAAAATGCCCGATGATTTTAAAAGCTGGAGCCCGGAAAGCCCTTTTTTATATGACCTTGAAATTAAACTGGGAAAAGACAGTATACGGTCCTATTTCGGTATGAGGGAATTCGGTATTCTTAAAGGAAAAGCGGGGCCCGTTTTAAGTTTAAACGGAAGGCCTATTTTTCATCACGGTCTATTGGATCAGGGCTATTGGAGTGACGGCATGTACACTCCTCCTTCCGACGAGGCTATGATATGGGAAATTAAAACTATTAAAAGCATGGGCTTTAATATGCTCAGAAAACACATAAAAATAGAACCGCTTCGCTGGTATTATCACTGCGATAAAATCGGAATGCTTGTTTGGCAGGATTTTGTAAGCGGAGGCGGTCCATATAAGGACTTTGTCGTAAAGTATGCTCCTTGGCTTGGTTTTAATTTTAAAGACGGAAAAAGCCGTTATGCTCTTCACGGAAGAAAAAGCGAAACCTGCCGGAAAAATTTTATGCGCGATGCCGAGCGTACTATCGATTTATTATACAACATAAGCTCTCTTGCAGTCTGGGTTCCTTTTAACGAAGGTTGGGGCCAGTTTGATGCCGCCTCAGCAGCCGCCCTTGTACGCAAAAAAGATGCTGCCCGCCTAATCGACCATGCAAGCGGTTACTTCGATCAGGAAGCCGGGGACTTTCACAGTTACCACATTTACTATAAGGCTTTTAGACCTAAAAAAGATAAGCGGGGCAGGGTACTGGCCCTTACGGAATTCGGAGGCTTCAGTTTGCCGGCTCAAGAACATATGAGCTCTGATATTCTATTCGGCTACAAAATGTTTGGAACCAAAGAAGAGTTGAATGATGCTGTTTGGAAGCTTTATACAAAGGATGTTTTCCCTGCTATTGAAAAGGGCTTGAGTGCTTCAATCTATACGCAGGTAAGCGATGTGGAAGACGAAATAAACGGAATTTTTACCTATGACAGGAAGGAAATAAAATTTGATGAAGCCTTGGGATTAAAAATTACAAAAACATTAAACGAAATTTTTAAGGAGAAATTTAATGGGAATTTATAA
- a CDS encoding MFS transporter, translating into MLKNTDLKKYALIGTKRFWFLMWGLGLAGQLCWNIENQWFNTFVYAKIAKDSSIVTLMVITSALVTTFSTFLFGTLSDRIGSRRRFVSIGYIVWGLTTILFGLTEFVGRGQVGTGAKVSVWAAVLVILADDFMSFFGSMGNDSGYNAWSNDMTTDKNRGQVGAVLAIQPVIGTIVGTVLGGLLIGAENNYQRLFWSMGLFVIGTGLISLFLLKDAPDLKPHKEGSFGKQFAAIFKAEGFFSHKELMLACITTAVFFISFNVYFVHMGNWMIYRMGFDAARMGIIQGLSLLAASLSVIPAIGLINKSRTPRLAAFAIILNSLGLCILSLFIKPASVNPDAVFSLKNISLFLSVFLAGTGQILVTQSMTMWVKELYPETSRGQFEGMRILFFVLTPMIIGTIIGNFLVKNGAGSVVNEFGITENIPVESIYVCGAVLALCAFIPLYFASKLYNKRKNNEPKDTESYEKK; encoded by the coding sequence ATGCTTAAAAACACGGATTTAAAAAAATATGCTCTTATCGGTACAAAGCGCTTTTGGTTTTTAATGTGGGGCTTGGGCCTTGCAGGGCAGTTATGCTGGAACATCGAAAATCAGTGGTTTAATACCTTCGTATATGCTAAAATAGCAAAGGACTCTTCGATAGTAACCCTTATGGTTATTACGAGTGCATTAGTAACAACCTTTTCAACTTTTTTATTCGGTACCTTATCCGATAGGATAGGCTCAAGGCGACGATTTGTTTCGATAGGCTACATCGTCTGGGGGCTTACCACCATCCTTTTCGGCTTGACCGAATTTGTAGGAAGAGGACAGGTCGGAACAGGGGCTAAGGTATCTGTATGGGCTGCCGTTCTTGTTATCCTTGCCGATGATTTTATGAGTTTTTTCGGTTCGATGGGAAACGATTCGGGCTACAACGCATGGAGCAACGATATGACAACGGATAAAAACCGCGGACAGGTTGGGGCTGTGCTTGCAATTCAGCCCGTTATAGGTACTATAGTCGGCACTGTGCTGGGCGGTCTTTTAATAGGAGCCGAAAATAATTACCAGCGTCTTTTTTGGTCTATGGGTTTGTTTGTCATAGGTACCGGTCTTATTTCACTTTTTTTGTTAAAGGATGCTCCCGATTTAAAACCGCATAAGGAGGGTTCTTTTGGCAAACAGTTTGCTGCGATTTTTAAGGCTGAAGGCTTTTTTTCGCATAAAGAACTGATGCTCGCCTGTATAACGACAGCCGTCTTTTTTATTTCGTTTAATGTTTATTTTGTTCACATGGGAAACTGGATGATTTACCGCATGGGCTTTGATGCTGCCCGCATGGGAATAATTCAGGGTTTAAGTTTGCTTGCTGCCTCCTTATCGGTTATTCCTGCAATAGGCCTTATAAATAAAAGCCGAACGCCGCGCCTTGCCGCATTTGCAATTATTCTTAACAGTTTGGGCCTTTGTATTTTATCTCTTTTTATAAAGCCGGCCTCGGTTAACCCTGATGCAGTGTTCAGCCTGAAAAATATTTCTCTTTTTTTGTCCGTATTTTTAGCCGGTACGGGACAGATTCTTGTAACCCAATCGATGACTATGTGGGTAAAGGAGCTATACCCCGAAACCTCTCGAGGACAGTTTGAAGGTATGCGTATTCTCTTTTTTGTGTTGACTCCGATGATTATCGGAACAATAATAGGAAATTTTTTGGTAAAAAATGGGGCAGGCTCGGTGGTAAACGAATTCGGCATAACCGAAAATATTCCCGTAGAGTCTATCTATGTATGTGGTGCCGTTTTAGCCCTCTGCGCCTTTATTCCACTTTACTTTGCATCTAAGCTTTACAATAAGCGAAAAAACAATGAGCCTAAGGACACTGAATCCTATGAGAAAAAATAA
- a CDS encoding DnaJ domain-containing protein, which yields MIKKDDNYALLGISPEASVAEIKTAFRKKAKLHHPDLIQYKTGEEKEKSESAMRLLLNAYQNILKEKTNSENPFDYFDFFSKKNPAESFDYRLWLLKKTDYESRAKLIFFDLFHGLEQSAVEEYNKRRSEAGGFYLSKYFNREDFMDCGFVLAEDLYFRGEYYESFLLLEEIFYLEKQKPYFKHFFPEVTDLIKSIIIDKLHRYVEDELAIDCYEAALELGFKKVDRANILKRMSEIYYRFGDSYKASQYVNEAMKLNPKLRGIKIIQNQLENHYDYN from the coding sequence ATGATAAAAAAAGACGATAATTATGCTCTTTTAGGAATTTCACCTGAAGCCTCGGTTGCCGAGATAAAAACTGCTTTTAGAAAAAAAGCGAAACTCCATCATCCCGATTTGATTCAATATAAAACAGGAGAAGAAAAAGAAAAATCCGAGTCGGCGATGAGGCTTCTTTTAAATGCCTATCAAAACATCTTAAAAGAAAAAACTAACAGTGAAAACCCCTTTGATTATTTCGATTTTTTTTCAAAGAAAAATCCGGCCGAAAGTTTTGATTATCGGCTATGGCTTTTAAAAAAAACGGACTACGAAAGCCGTGCCAAACTAATCTTCTTTGATCTTTTTCACGGATTGGAGCAATCTGCCGTAGAAGAATACAATAAAAGAAGAAGCGAGGCGGGAGGCTTCTACCTTTCAAAGTATTTTAATAGGGAAGATTTTATGGACTGCGGCTTTGTCCTTGCAGAAGATCTTTATTTCCGCGGAGAGTATTATGAATCTTTTTTACTTTTAGAAGAAATCTTTTATTTGGAAAAACAAAAACCCTACTTTAAACATTTTTTTCCCGAAGTTACCGACTTGATAAAATCCATAATAATCGATAAACTGCATAGGTATGTTGAAGACGAACTTGCCATAGACTGTTATGAAGCTGCTCTTGAATTAGGCTTTAAAAAGGTAGATAGAGCTAACATTCTTAAACGTATGTCCGAAATATATTATAGGTTTGGCGACTCATATAAGGCTTCACAATATGTCAATGAGGCAATGAAGCTTAACCCAAAATTAAGAGGAATTAAAATTATTCAAAATCAACTGGAGAATCATTATGATTATAATTAA
- the map gene encoding type I methionyl aminopeptidase — protein MIIIKTEEQINGIRKSCKALAQLFEELKPVIKPGISTKELDDFCVNYIKKIGGVPAWYSEGFPGAACISINEEVIHGIPGKRIVKDGDLVSMDIGIDLGGYISDSCVTYPVGNVSKENLKLLEVTTRCLYAGIEACKAGKRVSDISKAVFNLASAHNYGVVYDYCGHGVGLGVHEDPSIPNVPERMRPNPRLRAGMVVAIEPMINMGTADVEVKKDGWTVVTADRSVSCHMEHTVAIFEDHTEILSQL, from the coding sequence ATGATTATAATTAAAACGGAAGAACAAATTAACGGAATCAGAAAATCATGCAAGGCCCTTGCTCAACTCTTTGAAGAATTAAAGCCCGTAATCAAGCCCGGTATTAGTACAAAAGAGCTGGATGATTTTTGTGTTAATTACATAAAAAAAATCGGCGGTGTTCCCGCATGGTATTCCGAAGGCTTTCCGGGAGCTGCCTGTATTTCTATAAATGAAGAGGTTATTCACGGTATTCCCGGTAAAAGGATAGTAAAAGACGGAGACCTTGTTTCGATGGATATAGGAATAGACCTAGGAGGATACATCAGCGATTCTTGTGTAACCTATCCTGTCGGCAATGTTTCAAAAGAAAACCTCAAACTTTTAGAGGTTACCACCAGGTGTCTCTATGCAGGGATTGAAGCATGTAAGGCAGGCAAAAGAGTTTCCGACATTTCAAAGGCTGTCTTTAATTTGGCTAGCGCCCACAATTACGGGGTAGTTTATGACTATTGCGGACACGGCGTAGGTCTCGGCGTACACGAAGACCCAAGTATTCCTAATGTGCCTGAAAGAATGAGACCGAATCCCCGTCTAAGGGCAGGAATGGTAGTTGCAATAGAGCCTATGATTAACATGGGAACAGCCGATGTCGAGGTAAAAAAAGACGGTTGGACTGTTGTAACGGCCGATAGGTCGGTTTCATGCCACATGGAACACACGGTGGCTATCTTTGAAGACCACACCGAAATCTTATCACAGTTATAG
- a CDS encoding exodeoxyribonuclease III, whose amino-acid sequence MNSIISWNVNGIRAVEKKGFLDWLNTENPDVLCVQETKAAKAQLSKELTEPDLPNGKYFAYWASAKKAGYSGTAIFTKKEPLQVRTMGLKEFDDEGRVLVADFDKVSIISAYFPNSQDGGARLDYKLDFCAAILEFCDSVQEEGNNVILCGDFNIAHKPIDLANPKSNEKNPGYLPEERAWMDEFTSSGYTDTFRHFCKEPAKYTWWSYRFRAREKNIGWRLDYHCVNDSFLAKIKESIILDGVMGSDHCPVKLIY is encoded by the coding sequence ATGAATTCGATTATTTCATGGAATGTAAACGGCATCAGGGCCGTAGAAAAAAAAGGCTTTTTGGATTGGCTTAATACCGAAAATCCCGATGTGCTTTGCGTACAGGAAACAAAGGCAGCAAAAGCTCAGCTTAGCAAGGAGCTTACCGAACCCGATCTGCCTAACGGAAAGTATTTTGCCTATTGGGCTTCTGCAAAAAAAGCAGGTTATTCGGGAACCGCTATCTTTACAAAAAAAGAACCTCTGCAGGTAAGAACTATGGGCTTAAAGGAATTTGATGATGAAGGAAGGGTTTTGGTTGCAGACTTTGACAAGGTTTCGATTATTTCTGCTTATTTTCCCAACTCTCAAGACGGAGGAGCCCGCCTGGATTACAAGCTGGACTTTTGTGCAGCAATTCTCGAATTCTGCGATTCTGTACAAGAAGAAGGAAACAATGTAATTCTTTGCGGGGACTTCAACATAGCCCATAAACCAATAGACCTTGCAAACCCTAAGAGTAACGAAAAAAATCCCGGCTACCTCCCTGAAGAAAGGGCATGGATGGACGAGTTCACCTCATCGGGTTATACCGACACCTTTAGGCATTTTTGCAAAGAGCCCGCAAAATACACATGGTGGAGCTACCGCTTTAGAGCCAGAGAAAAAAATATCGGTTGGAGACTGGATTATCACTGTGTAAACGATTCCTTTTTAGCTAAGATAAAAGAATCAATCATTTTGGACGGAGTAATGGGATCGGATCACTGCCCCGTCAAGTTAATCTATTAG
- a CDS encoding DUF362 domain-containing protein produces the protein MAYKISNECTNCAACESECPVNAISEAGGKHVIDADTCISCGACAGVCPVEAISEE, from the coding sequence ATGGCTTATAAAATTTCTAACGAATGCACGAACTGTGCCGCGTGCGAAAGTGAATGCCCCGTAAACGCTATCAGCGAAGCCGGCGGCAAACACGTAATTGATGCTGATACATGTATCAGCTGTGGTGCTTGTGCAGGCGTTTGCCCTGTGGAAGCAATCTCAGAGGAATAA
- a CDS encoding LysM peptidoglycan-binding domain-containing M23 family metallopeptidase, translated as MKAFKFLFLFFFLSGSILKAQVPYPQIEKLHIDDYIFVQYCDDVADARKALALAKTGNELPIRFYTYKANSEDTIIKIAARCSIPYDAIVTLNRIESVQTDIAGRVLILPTMPAVYLPEKALSSIEKLTEALFRKNKTEPLKIKIYGPEEKREIFCFPGEIFDGTVRAFFFMPFYRFPLKDAVITSSFGKRQDPFTGKASYHPGIDIAAPTGSPVMACAAGRVKEISYNKVYGNYIILTHTDGRASLYGHLSKVYASLNETIKSGTIIGAVGSTGMSTGPHLHFEIHEQGIPKNPANFVNTQK; from the coding sequence ATGAAGGCTTTTAAATTTCTATTTCTGTTCTTTTTTTTATCGGGCTCAATCTTAAAGGCCCAAGTCCCCTACCCTCAAATAGAAAAATTACATATTGACGATTATATCTTTGTTCAATATTGCGATGATGTAGCAGATGCACGCAAGGCTTTAGCCTTAGCCAAAACAGGAAATGAACTGCCTATCAGATTTTATACGTACAAGGCGAACAGTGAAGACACCATAATAAAAATCGCAGCACGTTGTTCTATTCCTTATGATGCAATCGTTACATTAAATAGAATTGAGTCAGTCCAAACAGACATTGCAGGACGGGTTCTGATTCTTCCGACAATGCCGGCGGTTTATCTTCCTGAAAAAGCCCTCTCAAGTATCGAAAAACTCACTGAAGCTCTTTTTAGAAAGAATAAAACGGAACCGCTAAAAATAAAAATATACGGCCCGGAAGAAAAACGGGAGATCTTTTGTTTTCCGGGAGAAATTTTTGACGGAACGGTAAGGGCCTTTTTCTTTATGCCTTTTTACCGTTTTCCTCTTAAAGATGCGGTTATAACTTCAAGCTTCGGAAAAAGGCAGGACCCATTTACAGGCAAGGCAAGTTATCATCCGGGAATAGACATTGCAGCTCCCACGGGAAGCCCTGTCATGGCTTGTGCCGCAGGCAGGGTAAAGGAAATATCTTATAACAAGGTTTATGGAAACTATATTATTTTAACCCATACCGACGGAAGAGCCAGCCTATACGGCCATTTGAGCAAGGTCTATGCGAGCTTGAATGAAACTATAAAATCGGGTACAATTATCGGTGCTGTGGGTTCTACAGGAATGTCTACGGGTCCGCATCTTCATTTTGAAATACATGAGCAAGGTATACCGAAAAATCCTGCCAATTTTGTAAATACACAAAAATAG
- a CDS encoding lipid II:glycine glycyltransferase FemX codes for MKETKFLTDEYKEEFDKLVSHPIQSWVWGDFKKSMGAVPERIGFFEDGKLKNGIQIIFSKIPKTNYTVGIASKTIMPEQEHIEALKEAAKKHRAVFIKLEPDVFSPVQKDNSLEETSSDAGFLEAPIEDKKKILLKNGAKNGKPFFEKYNFLLNIEKTEEDLLASFHSKTRYNIRLAEKKGVSIIEKSTEEGMEDYIRLMEETTKRQGFFNHNGEYFRRMFKIFPKDTLRIFEAVYGDEVLTAWILFKFNGKLYYPYGASSNSHRELMPNNLIMWKAIQYGKKLNCSVFDLWGCLGPNPDTENSWYGFHKFKAGYNPQLVEYIGTFDFVYKPFMYKLFNLADKIRWIILKNKRR; via the coding sequence ATGAAAGAAACTAAGTTCTTAACCGATGAATACAAAGAAGAATTCGACAAGCTTGTATCTCATCCCATTCAATCATGGGTTTGGGGCGACTTTAAAAAAAGTATGGGAGCTGTGCCCGAAAGGATAGGTTTCTTTGAAGACGGAAAATTAAAAAACGGAATTCAGATTATTTTTTCTAAAATACCTAAGACTAATTATACGGTTGGTATAGCCTCAAAAACAATAATGCCGGAACAAGAACACATTGAAGCCTTAAAAGAGGCGGCAAAAAAACATAGAGCCGTATTTATAAAACTAGAACCGGATGTATTTAGTCCTGTACAAAAAGATAACTCTTTAGAAGAGACTTCTTCGGATGCAGGATTTTTAGAAGCTCCTATTGAAGACAAGAAAAAAATCTTGTTGAAAAACGGAGCAAAGAACGGAAAGCCTTTTTTTGAAAAATATAATTTTCTTTTAAATATAGAAAAAACCGAAGAAGATCTTTTAGCCTCTTTTCATTCCAAAACAAGGTATAATATCCGCCTTGCCGAAAAAAAAGGAGTAAGCATAATAGAGAAGAGCACGGAAGAAGGCATGGAAGATTATATAAGACTTATGGAAGAAACTACGAAAAGACAGGGCTTTTTTAACCATAACGGGGAATACTTTAGACGGATGTTCAAAATTTTTCCAAAAGATACCCTTAGAATATTCGAAGCCGTTTACGGAGATGAAGTTTTAACTGCATGGATTCTTTTTAAATTTAACGGAAAACTTTATTACCCATATGGAGCATCAAGCAATAGTCATAGGGAATTGATGCCCAATAACCTCATCATGTGGAAGGCTATTCAGTACGGGAAAAAGTTAAATTGCTCTGTTTTTGATCTTTGGGGCTGTTTAGGCCCAAACCCTGATACCGAAAATTCATGGTACGGTTTTCATAAATTTAAGGCAGGATATAATCCTCAGTTGGTAGAATACATAGGCACATTCGACTTTGTATATAAGCCTTTTATGTACAAACTTTTTAATCTTGCAGATAAAATCAGATGGATTATTTTAAAAAATAAACGCAGATAA
- a CDS encoding penicillin-binding protein 1A, translated as MNKLSKIVYLYLILIFLILAGGAFALGKMMAMTENIKQSELFVDFNPALPSRILDIRGDLITEFSLDEKRELINYGDISPNLIAALLAREDRLFYEHKGFRIKSIIRAIIGQLTRRSLGGGSTITQQIAGILYCDRTDKSVKRKIKELWWAIQMERRHSKDEIMMLYLNEAYFGGGTSGVSAASRFYFGHSASELTPAEAAILIIQLSNPTRYNPFNYPNRAKERQENVLEGMINLGFISKKEAAESFEDYWANFDYTRIALSAWLTREDKARWFSEYVRREVADNMLYGTMNLYKDGYTVHTTCDLRHQEIADREFQKYIAIANDRVSASTSTSFSQAEQYSNLTALLTLCFGIESLSVGEKQLKVKTNSYYQNKLNSTIDVLALMCGIDNLKTLTKQSTAKMQEVLMERVVEGTFISIENETGYITALIGGSQYSESNQLIRATQSKLQVGSTIKPLIYSAAIDEKVITAATRMDDTPQVFESADGVQYIPNNYGGKWNGTVLVYKALPLSLNIPAIKTLELVGFDRAIDRIAALMGITDPVEIDKTFEKVYPLALGISAVTPVQLLRAFAVFGNQGRAVDPIAVRAIENRDGVTIMDPELDLRIEQRKRGAAMQVISPSNAFIMTEILKKTITLGTLFGASSGGSKFDYKDEKTGRIFRMPMAAKTGTTQNWSDSWAAIYSPYYSAIVWYGFDRGGYSLGTDNAGAALSGYVAANFMREVHKTKPFKDFVRPEKGVIMVDVCKKSGMLPSENCTDETITLPFLYGTEPTEICTEHTAGIKLRDIGIDRIKGSGMAQGEEEIKIDTAPIEIDPSIFIDPPAGGEGATKTKNTEEESTETENPWI; from the coding sequence ATGAATAAGCTGAGCAAAATAGTATATCTATACCTTATTTTGATTTTCTTGATCCTAGCCGGAGGAGCCTTTGCCCTAGGAAAAATGATGGCAATGACGGAAAATATAAAACAAAGCGAATTATTTGTCGACTTTAATCCGGCCCTGCCGTCAAGAATATTGGATATCAGGGGAGATCTCATCACCGAATTCTCATTAGACGAAAAGCGAGAGCTCATAAATTACGGAGACATTTCGCCCAACCTGATTGCAGCTCTTTTAGCCCGTGAAGACCGCCTATTCTATGAACACAAGGGTTTTAGAATAAAATCGATTATCAGGGCTATCATAGGACAACTTACAAGAAGATCATTAGGAGGCGGAAGTACAATTACTCAGCAAATCGCAGGTATTCTCTATTGCGACAGAACCGATAAAAGCGTAAAAAGAAAGATAAAAGAACTTTGGTGGGCTATCCAGATGGAAAGACGACACTCAAAAGACGAGATAATGATGCTCTACCTAAATGAAGCCTACTTTGGGGGCGGAACAAGCGGAGTAAGTGCGGCATCACGCTTTTATTTCGGGCATTCAGCCTCTGAACTTACACCTGCAGAAGCAGCCATCTTAATCATTCAGCTTTCAAACCCTACAAGATACAATCCTTTTAATTACCCGAACAGAGCAAAGGAAAGACAGGAAAATGTTCTTGAAGGGATGATAAACCTCGGCTTTATATCAAAGAAAGAGGCGGCGGAATCTTTTGAAGACTATTGGGCTAACTTTGACTATACCCGAATTGCCCTATCGGCATGGCTTACCCGCGAAGATAAGGCCAGATGGTTTTCGGAATATGTAAGGCGAGAAGTGGCCGACAATATGCTATACGGCACTATGAACCTTTATAAGGACGGATATACCGTACATACGACCTGTGATTTAAGGCATCAAGAAATAGCCGATAGAGAGTTTCAAAAATACATTGCAATAGCCAATGACAGGGTTTCGGCCTCAACCTCCACATCATTCAGTCAGGCGGAACAATACAGCAACCTGACAGCCCTTTTAACCCTTTGCTTCGGAATAGAATCCCTAAGCGTGGGAGAAAAACAGCTCAAGGTAAAAACTAATTCTTATTATCAAAACAAGCTGAACAGTACCATTGATGTACTCGCCCTAATGTGCGGTATAGACAACCTAAAAACTCTTACCAAACAATCGACAGCTAAAATGCAGGAAGTATTGATGGAAAGGGTGGTAGAAGGTACCTTTATCTCCATCGAAAATGAAACAGGATATATAACGGCCCTTATCGGCGGAAGCCAATACAGTGAAAGCAACCAGCTTATAAGGGCAACTCAATCAAAGCTTCAGGTAGGAAGTACAATAAAACCTCTGATATATTCTGCGGCCATTGACGAAAAGGTAATTACAGCCGCTACAAGAATGGATGATACTCCTCAGGTTTTTGAGTCTGCAGACGGAGTACAGTATATTCCGAATAACTATGGCGGAAAATGGAACGGCACTGTTCTGGTATATAAGGCACTACCCCTTTCATTAAATATTCCGGCTATAAAAACTCTCGAATTGGTAGGCTTTGATAGAGCCATAGACCGCATTGCCGCTCTTATGGGGATCACGGACCCTGTCGAAATTGATAAAACCTTTGAAAAGGTATATCCTTTGGCTCTCGGAATAAGCGCCGTAACACCTGTCCAACTTTTAAGAGCCTTTGCAGTCTTCGGAAATCAGGGGCGTGCCGTAGATCCGATAGCCGTAAGAGCCATCGAAAACCGGGACGGCGTTACAATCATGGATCCTGAACTTGACCTTAGAATTGAGCAAAGAAAGCGCGGAGCAGCTATGCAGGTAATAAGTCCGAGCAATGCCTTTATAATGACTGAGATTTTAAAAAAGACTATTACTCTGGGAACATTATTCGGTGCTTCTTCAGGCGGTAGTAAATTTGATTATAAAGATGAAAAAACAGGCAGAATATTTAGAATGCCGATGGCTGCAAAAACCGGAACAACGCAAAACTGGTCGGACTCATGGGCGGCAATATATTCTCCATACTACTCTGCTATTGTATGGTATGGATTTGACAGAGGCGGATATTCCTTAGGAACGGATAATGCCGGTGCTGCTCTTTCAGGTTATGTAGCGGCAAACTTTATGCGTGAAGTTCATAAAACTAAGCCCTTTAAAGACTTTGTAAGGCCCGAAAAAGGGGTAATAATGGTTGATGTATGTAAAAAATCGGGAATGCTACCTTCGGAAAACTGTACAGACGAAACCATTACCCTTCCCTTTTTATATGGAACAGAGCCGACCGAGATTTGTACGGAACATACAGCCGGTATAAAATTACGGGATATCGGTATAGACAGAATTAAGGGCTCAGGAATGGCTCAAGGAGAAGAAGAAATAAAAATAGACACAGCACCTATTGAAATAGATCCTTCAATTTTTATAGATCCTCCGGCAGGCGGTGAAGGCGCAACCAAAACTAAAAATACTGAGGAAGAGTCAACCGAAACGGAAAATCCATGGATATAA